The nucleotide window TCAAAGGGCCCAAGTTGCACACCTGCTTGAAAGACTTGCTTGGCGATGGTATCTTCAACGCAGACGGCCACAGTTGGAAGGCGCAGCGCAAGGTTGGCTCCAATATTATGACAATGTCCAATCTTAAGAACCTAGTCGCGGGGGTCCTCGATGCACAGTCCCAACGCTTCTCTgatctgctgcagcaggcaGCTAAGCAAGGGACCCCGATCGACCTTCAGAAAGCCTACTTCGATTTCACCATCCAGACTTTCCTCAGAATCGCTTTCAGCACGGATCTGGAGACAGTTCAATCGACCAGAATCGCGACTCGATCTGAACAGCAGAAAGCTGCCCAACACCTCTCTTTTGCCGACGCATTCGACTTGGCCCAGCGACTGACTGTACGGCGCATCAATCGACCATGGTGGAAGCTCACCCGCCGGTGGGAACCcagcgagaagaagctcgaacACGCGATTCGCACAATTGATCGGTACTTGTACCCGCTCATCGAGCGACGGAGTCAGAACAAGTCGAAAGCGGACAAGAGGCACGCAGACCTCTTAGACTTGTTCCTCTCGTACCGCGACGACCAGGATCAGCCTCTCACGCCCAAACAGCTTCGGGACGCTTTGCTCAACTACCTTCTCGCTGGTCGCGACACAACCGCCGAGAGTCTTTCTTGGGCTTCTTTCGAGCTTCTGCGCCATCCCGAGGTAGTACACGACCTACGCCAAGAGCTCATGTCACACTCTATCTGGTTTGACCCTCACCAAAAAattgatgacgacgatgcagaaCAGCGTTCGAGTTCGTTTGAGCTGTCACACACAAAGCAGCTTCACCACGTTCGATCCATCTACCACGAATCGCTTCGTCTCCATCCCTCGGTCCCACGATCATCCAAGATCGCGCTCCAGGACGACGTGCTGCCTGGTGGCGTTGTGGTACCAAAAGACACCACGGTCATCTGGTCAGACTGGCTGCTGGCCAGGAACAAGAGCGTCTGGGgtgacgatgccgatgaaTGGAAGCCGCGTCGATGGCTGAACGCTGAAGGCGAGTTCATAAATGAAAGCCCGTGGAAGTTTCACGCTTTCAATGGCGGCCCGAGAACCTGCCTTGGTATCCAGCTTGCCCAGTTTCAGGGCATGTACATGCTTTCCAGGATCTTCAGCGACTTTGATCTGGAGCTCGAGTCGGATCGTGGACTGCATTTCGAGCCTGAGGTCGAAAACACGCTGACCTTACCCATGAAGCATCCCTTGATGGTAAGGGTGTATACTCGTGCTaagacgagcagagccCCCTAAACGCTTTATGGGAAGTCTTGGCGTTCTCGGCTTCTCGGTTCGTCGTCATGGTATGCTAGTAATTTGTGTCCCAGCGCTTACACTAAATGCAGCGCCCCAGATCCCGGAGAGCCAGGATGCAACTGCAAAATTGACGCGATTTTGCAGGTCGGAGTTGGCTCCAGGGTACTAAAAGCGTGGATGCACGACACTGATGAAGTGCCTTGGAAATGGGGCCAGCGGTTCCACTCAAAGCGTGGACGTTTTGTAATTTTAGTTGCCACGCCCTCCACGGCTGTGAGCTGTCCTGGCTGCGCCGCTCTGATCGCACTTTTCTGATTTCCTGCGCAGACACCGGCGTGCCTGTTTGCTTATCTCTTC belongs to Mycosarcoma maydis chromosome 3, whole genome shotgun sequence and includes:
- a CDS encoding uncharacterized protein (related to Cytochrome P450), with product MISLVQHSFDFFETRLGLAVGFIITLALVYRDRAVFVAKCDHIKGPPGLPLLGNTLQVFKEAADPLQAMLSRSAVYGLPNTMTVLGMGRAINITRPDWIQHVQKTNFSNYVKGPKLHTCLKDLLGDGIFNADGHSWKAQRKVGSNIMTMSNLKNLVAGVLDAQSQRFSDLLQQAAKQGTPIDLQKAYFDFTIQTFLRIAFSTDLETVQSTRIATRSEQQKAAQHLSFADAFDLAQRLTVRRINRPWWKLTRRWEPSEKKLEHAIRTIDRYLYPLIERRSQNKSKADKRHADLLDLFLSYRDDQDQPLTPKQLRDALLNYLLAGRDTTAESLSWASFELLRHPEVVHDLRQELMSHSIWFDPHQKIDDDDAEQRSSSFELSHTKQLHHVRSIYHESLRLHPSVPRSSKIALQDDVLPGGVVVPKDTTVIWSDWLLARNKSVWGDDADEWKPRRWLNAEGEFINESPWKFHAFNGGPRTCLGIQLAQFQGMYMLSRIFSDFDLELESDRGLHFEPEVENTLTLPMKHPLMVRVYTRAKTSRAP